The following proteins come from a genomic window of Anopheles ziemanni chromosome 3, idAnoZiCoDA_A2_x.2, whole genome shotgun sequence:
- the LOC131287814 gene encoding 5-oxoprolinase, with protein MASGKYNFAIDRGGTFTDVLCITPDGTVRTLKLLSEDPANYPDAPTEGIRRILQQETGRALTPDGLIDTGLIGWVRMGTTVATNALLERAGDPVALVVNRGFRDLLQIGNQARPNIFQLNIKKPTNLYREVIEIDARLVPGQEGICQLGEGITGGWRRLTGASDATYLEMIPLDEVDLRAKLTQVLASGTRSLAIVLAHSYACPEHELRVGSIAREMGFQHVTLSHEAMPMCRLVARGFTACAEAYLTPHVERYLDGFRAGFRDQLRGAEVLFMQSDGGLTRMENFRGARAILSGPAGGVVGYAVTGVRDAAGEDEQDALVETPPLIGFDMGGTSTDVSRYAGSYEHVIESTTAGVTIQAPQLDINTVAAGGGSRLFFRSGLFVVGPESAGAHPGPACYRKGGPLTVTDANLILGRLLPEYFPAIFGPDENEHLDYNASRSAFEALREEINEHLATDEAGTGPLTLDEVAMGFVRVANEAMCRPIRALTQARGYDTARHVLACFGGAGGQHACAIARQLGMRRVVIHKYAGILSAYGMALADVVHEAQEPCGLELCPENRAALKERLHALSARCVEQLESQGFALANDGITLEPYLHLRYEGTDCALMCTPDRVVENADHTVYGFGDFGRTFRERYRSEFGFVLEGRRILVEDIRVRGCGRATLFDEPDIPAATGPIYAEKTTVAYFEGVGRQVTPVYDCAKLRYGHTIDGPAIVIDRLSTIVIEPGSQANVTRRGDLVIEVDALVDESAGGGRKIVDERLDAVQLSIFNHRFMSIAEQMGRVLQRTAISTNIKERLDFSCALFGPDGGLVSNAPHIPVHLGAMQETVQYQLRVRGGTLKPGDVLLSNHPQAGGSHLPDLTVITPVFAGTDDQRPVFFVASRGHHADIGGITPGSMPPHSTSLDQEGAAFKSFLLVDGGVFQEAAIVQRLTSPSPTSGAPGTRNLSDNLSDLRAQIAANQKGIQLVSELINAYGLSVVQAYMGHMQANAELAVRDMLKAIARETLSRTGRTVLEAEEHMDDGTPIRLIVQIDADRGSAVCDFTGTGSEVAGNCNAPRAITLSALIYCLRCMVGHDVPLNQGCLAPIEVRVPPGSILDPSEGAAVVGGNVLTSQRVVDTVFAAFGTCAASQGCMNNVTIGDEGWGYYETVAGGSGAGPGWHGTGGVHTHMTNTRITDPEILELRYPIILRRFTLRDDASGGRGRWRGGDGVHRELLFRKPLMLSVLTERRTLRPYGMAGGGPGKAGLNLLLRVGDSTGSTRPVNIGAKAAIQVRAGDVFSMKTPGGGGYGAPEDEEEPVRGVVTLATDGYNHPLAPSSKAFIERGSVYEYRMAQESV; from the exons ATGGCCAGCGGAAAGTACAACTTTGCCATCGATCGCGGGGGCACCTTCACCGACGTACTGTGCATCACGCCGGACGGGACGGTGCGCACGCTGAAGCTGTTGTCGGAGGATCCGGCCAACTATCCGGACGCCCCGACCGAAGGTATCAGACGTATACTGCAGCAGGAGACGGGCCGAGCGCTTACACCGGATGGGCTCATAGACACGGGACTTATCGGATGGGTCCGGATGGGGACGACGGTGGCCACCAATGCGCTGCTGGAACGGGCCGGCGACCCGGTGGCGCTCGTCGTGAATCGCGGTTTCAGGGATCTGCTGCAGATCGGTAACCAGGCGCGGCCAAACATCTTTCAGCTG aatattaaaaaaccaaccaacctttACCGGGAGGTAATCGAGATCGATGCGCGTCTTGTTCCGGGTCAGGAAGGCATTTGTCAGCTAGGAGAGGGCATTACCGGCGGTTGGAGACGCCTAACGGGGGCTTCGGATGCGACGTACCTCGAAATGATCCCACTGGACGAGGTGGACCTGCGAGCCAAACTGACCCAAGTGCTCGCGTCCGGAACCCGTTCACTGGCGATCGTTTTAGCACACAGTTATGCCTGCCCGGAGCATGAGCTCCGTGTGGGAAGTATTGCGCGCGAGATGGGCTTCCAACACGTGACGCTATCGCACGAGGCCATGCCAATGTGTCGGCTGGTGGCACGCGGGTTCACTGCTTGCGCCGAAGCATACCTAACGCCGCACGTCGAGCGTTATCTGGACGGATTCCGGGCCGGATTCCGCGATCAACTGCGTGGCGCGGAGGTGCTGTTTATGCAGAGTGATGGTGGTTTGACGCGCATGGAAAACTTTCGGGGAGCACGCGCCATCTTGAGTGGACCGGCGGGAGGAGTCGTCGGGTACGCGGTGACTGGAGTTCGCGATGCAGCTGGGGAGGATGAGCAGGACGCGCTGGTGGAGACACCACCGTTGATAGGGTTTGATATGGGCGGTACCTCGACGGATGTGTCCCGGTACGCCGGTTCATACGAGCACGTGATCGAGAGCACGACGGCAGGTGTTACCATTCAGGCTCCACAGCTCGATATCAACACGGTTGCGGCTGGCGGTGGATCACGTTTGTTCTTCCGCAGCGGACTGTTCGTCGTGGGACCGGAATCGGCCGGTGCGCATCCCGGGCCGGCCTGTTACCGCAAGGGGGGTCCACTGACGGTGACGGATGCGAACCTTATCCTCGGTCGGTTACTTCCGGAGTACTTCCCGGCCATTTTCGGACCGGACGAAAACGAACACCTTGACTATAATGCATCGCGGTCTGCCTTTGAGGCACTTCGGGAGGAAATCAACGAACATCTGGCAACGGATGAGGCCGGAACGGGTCCGCTCACACTCGACGAGGTTGCCATGGGCTTCGTGCGAGTTGCCAACGAGGCAATGTGTCGGCCCATTCGCGCGTTGACTCAAGCACGAGGCTACGACACTGCCCGCCATGTGCTGGCGTGCTTTGGAGGTGCTGGAGGTCAACACGCGTGCGCCATCGCTAGACAACTCGGAATGCGCCGGGTCGTGATTCACAAGTACGCCGGCATCCTATCCGCCTACGGTATGGCGCTGGCGGATGTGGTCCATGAGGCACAGGAACCTTGCGGGCTGGAGCTATGTCCGGAAAATCGTGCCGCGTTAAAGGAACGTCTGCATGCCCTTTCCGCTCGCTGTGTGGAGCAACTGGAAAGCCAAGGGTTCGCACTGGCCAACGATGGGATCACGCTGGAGCCGTACCTTCACTTGCGCTACGAGGGAACCGACTGCGCGCTCATGTGCACTCCGGATcgggtggtggaaaacgcgGACCATACCGTGTACGGTTTCGGTGACTTTGGGCGCACGTTCCGCGAGCGTTACCGGAGCGAGTTTGGGTTCGTTCTGGAGGGTCGTCGCATCCTTGTCGAGGACATTCGCGTCCGGGGCTGCGGACGAGCGACTCTGTTCGATGAACCGGACATCCCGGCAGCGACTGGTCCGATCTACGCGGAGAAAACGACCGTGGCTTACTTCGAAGGCGTTGGGCGGCAGGTAACGCCGGTGTATGACTGTGCCAAGCTgcggtacggtcacacgatcGATGGACCGGCCATCGTAATCGATCGCCTCTCGACGATCGTGATCGAACCTGGCTCGCAGGCCAACGTTACCCGTCGCGGGGATCTGGTGATCGAAGTTGATGCCCTTGTGGACGAATCGGCCGGCGGTGGCCGAAAGATCGTTGACGAGCGGCTCGATGCCGTGCAGTTGAGCATCTTCAATCACCGGTTCATGAGCATCGCCGAGCAGATGGGACGCGTGCTGCAGCGGACGGCCATCTCGACCAACATCAAAGAACGGCTCGACTTTTCCTGCGCCCTGTTCGGACCGGACGGTGGGCTGGTCAGCAATGCCCCACACATCCCAGTCCATCTGGGTGCCATGCAGGAAACGGTTCAATACCAGCTGCGGGTGCGCGGAGGTACACTCAAGCCGGGCGATGTCCTCCTCTCGAATCATCCGCAAGCCGGTGGCTCGCATCTTCCCGATCTGACCGTAATCACGCCGGTGTTTGCCGGCACGGACGACCAGCGGCCGGTCTTCTTTGTGGCCTCACGCGGACATCACGCGGACATCGGTGGCATTACACCCGGCTCGATGCCACCACACTCGACATCGCTCGATCAGGAAGGGGCCGCCTTCAAGTCGTTCCTGCTCGTCGATGGAGGTGTTTTCCAGGAGGCCGCGATCGTGCAGAGACTCACGAGTCCTTCGCCGACCTCTGGAGCTCCAGGGACGCGCAACCTCTCGGATAATCTATCGGACCTTCGAGCGCAAATTGCCGCGAACCAGAAGGGCATCCAGTTGGTGTCGGAGTTGATCAACGCGTACGGCCTGTCGGTGGTGCAGGCGTACATGGGCCATATGCAGGCGAACGCGGAGCTTGCCGTGCGCGATATGCTGAAGGCGATCGCCCGGGAAACGCTGTCCCGAACGGGTCGCACGGTGCTTGAGGCCGAGGAGCACATGGATGATGGAACTCCGATTCGACTAATCGTGCAGATCGATGCGGATCGTGGATCGGCGGTTTGCGACTTCACTGGCACCGGGTCCGAGGTGGCCGGCAACTGTAATGCCCCCCGGGCCATCACCCTGTCGGCGTTGATCTACTGTCTGCGGTGCATGGTAGGCCATGATGTGCCACTGAATCAAGGTTGTCTAGCCCCGATCGAGGTTCGCGTCCCACCGGGATCTATTCTTGACCCGTCCGAGGGAGCTGCAGTCGTCGGGGGAAACGTGCTGACGTCACAGCGTGTCGTGGACACCGTGTTTGCCGCTTTCGGTACATGTGCGGCATCGCAGGGATGCATGAACAACGTCACGATCGGGGACGAGGGTTGGGGATATTACGAAACCGTGGCCGGTGGAAGTGGAGCCGGTCCGGGATGGCACGGAACGGGAGGTGTGCACACGCATATGACCAACACACGCATCACGGACCCCGAAATCTTGGAGCTGCGCTATCCGATCATCTTACGCCGGTTCACTTTGCGTGATGATGCAAGTGGAGGCCGTGGAAGGTGGCGCGGAGGGGACGGTGTCCATCGGGAGCTTCTCTTCCGTAAGCCCCTGATGCTGTCGGTGCTCACGGAGCGACGTACGCTACGCCCTTACGGGATGGCAGGTGGAGGTCCGGGAAAAGCTGGTCTCAATCTGCTCCTGCGTGTTGGTGATTCAACTGGCTCGACGCGTCCGGTGAACATCGGTGCCAAAGCGGCCATCCAAGTTCGTGCCGGCGATGTGTTCTCGATGAAAACTCCCGGCGGAGGTGGTTACGGTGCAccggaggacgaggaggaaccGGTTCGGGGCGTTGTAACATTGGCCACCGACGGCTATAATCATCCGCTCGCTCCGTCCTCGAAGGCGTTCATTGAGCGCGGCAGCGTGTACGAGTACCGGATGGCTCAGGAATCGGTCTGA